TGATTTCTCAGGCGAGCTCCGAACACTCGATCTGCATCGCAGTGCCGGAAGAACTGGCGGACAAGGCGAAGCGGGTTATTTCTGGTGCGTTTGCGGAAGAACTGAAGGATGGCCAGATCCAGAGGGTCGACGTAACCCGCGCCCAGAGTATTATTGCGGTTGTCGGTGACAACATGGCCGGCGCCGTCGGCCTCGCGGCACGCTTCTTTTCCAGCCTCGCCAGAGCCGGTATCAACATCCGTGCGATTGCCCAGGGTTCCTCCGAGCGCAATATCTCAGCGGTGATTGATGCCAGTGAATCCACGCGTGCTTTGCGTGCTGTTCACTCCGGGTTCTATCTGTCGACCAAGACTATCTCGATCGGTGTTATCGGGCCTGGTCTGGTCGGTGGCGCCTTACTGGATCAGTTGCACAAGCAAAGCGAGGTCCTGCGGGATGAATTCCAGATAGATCTGCGCGTACGGGCGATTGGCCGTTCCAAAGCGATGATCATGGACGACCGGCGCATCGAGCTCGCCGACTGGCGGGCCGCGATGGAAAAATCCGAACAGGCGTTTGATCTGCAAAAATTTGTGGAGCACGTCGATGCCGACCACTTGCCGCATGCCGCCATTATCGACTGCACATCAAACAATGAAGTGGCCGGGCAGTATGCAAACTGGCTCGAAAGAGGTATCCATGTAGTTACCCCGAACAAGAAGGCGTTCAGCGGAAGTCTGGCTGCTTATCAGGCATTGCGTGTTGCCGCGCGGCGAGGCAGCGCTCACTACATGTATGAAACCACTGTGGGCGCCGCATTGCCGATAATTTCCACTATTCGCGATCTGATCAACACGGGCGACAAGGTACGCAGCATCACCGGTATTTTCTCCGGTACGCTCGCGTATTTGTTCAACGTGTACGACGCTACCAAGCCGTTTTCGGAAATCGTTCGCGAAGCCAAAAGCAGCGGATATACGGAACCGGACCCGCGCGATGACCTGTCCGGCATGGACGTAGCGCGCAAGCTAACCATACTGGCTCGTGAGTTGGGCCTGTCACTCGATATAGGCGGGTTCCCGGTGCAAAACCTGATTCCGGAAAAGCTGCGCGATGCGCCTGTTGACGAATTCCTGTCCGGCCTTGCCGATTACGATACGGAGATGGAATCGCAATTTATTGCCGCGCGGGAGCAAGGCAAGGTCCTGCGTTACGTCGCGACCTTGAACGACAAAGGTGAGGCAGCTGTAGGGCTGCAAATGATCCCAACCGATAATCCGCTGGCGAACATCAACCTTACCGACAATATTGTGCAGTTTGTGACGGACCGTTATGCGCAGAACCCGCTCGTGGTACAGGGCCCGGGAGCGGGTCCGGAAGTTACCGCCGGCGGCGTGTTTGGCGATCTGCTGCGGCTTGCCGCTTACTTGAAAGGAAATGACTGATGGTCAGGGACGGTGACTTCGTCAGCGCGTTTGCGCCGGCATCCATAGGTAATGTGGCGGTTGGCTTTGACATGCTTGGTTTAGCCATAGAAGGCGCGGGCGACCGGGTGCTTGCACGACGAACAACAGGCAGCGAGGTGTTTATCAGCGCTGTTTACGGCCTGGATGGTGAATTGCACACAGGGCTCTCCACCAGCATCGAAGAGAACACCGCAGGCGTTGCAGCCGCCGCATTGTGGGCGGAGCGGGGCGATGGTGGCCTGGAACTGATCGTCCGGAAAGGCGTGCCTTTGCAATCCGGGATGGGCAGTTCGGCAGCCTCAGCCGCTGCAGGCGCGGTCGCGGCAAACGCACTGTTGGCTGAACCACTGTCCATGGCGGAGCTGATGCCTTATGCGCTGGCCGGGGAAGCGGTCGCCAGTGGCGGCATTCATGCGGATAACGTGGCACCAAGTTTGCTCGGCGGCCTCGTGTTTTGCCCGCCGGTGTTGCTGCCGGAGATCGTCAGTCTGGGCACCAGTGACGGAATCAGCAGCGTCCTGTTGCACCCGGAATTGCAGGTCAACACGGCGGAGTCCCGACGAGGCTTGTCGCGCAACGTAACGATGGATCAGTGGCTGGCCCAGCAGGGCTATATAGTGGGTTTCGTGGAGGCGTGCCGGACCGGTGACCGGAGCTTGCTCGCACGCTGCCTGCAGGACGTGATCATCGAGCCGCAACGCGCGGCGATGGTCCCCTGTTTCCCGGCGGTCAAGCAAGCCGCGCTTGGGCAAAAGGCCTACGGTTGCTCCCTGTCGGGCAGCGGTCCCAGCATTTTCGCGCTGTGCGCGACGGAAGATGCGGCTGACGTTGCCAGTGCCATGGAGGCGGCTTGTCGCGGTGATGGCTACGAATGCCAGCTCTGGATCAGCCCATTGACGGCAGCCGGTGCATCCGTGGGGCCAGCCGAATGAAATTCGTCAGTACCCGCGGTTCACAATCGGTCAGTCTTGATGAAGCGTTGATGCAGGGCATCGCCAGTGACGGTGGCCTGTTCATGCCTGAGTCATTGCCGGTATTTGCACCCGATGACTTCGCCGATTGCGGGACTATCCAGCAAACGGCCGTGAAGGTTCTGGCACCGTTCTTCGACGGCTCATCACTGCATGCATCGCTTGCGGAGATTGTCGCGGAGACCTATTCGTTTCCTATACCTGTACGCACCTTGCAAGAAGGGGAGCGCCGGGTTGCCATGCTGGAGCTGTTCCATGGACCGACAGCTGCTTTCAAGGATGTCGGTGCCGGTTTTCTGGCCGCGTGCCTGTCACGGCTGTCGGGTGGGCATCAACAACCGTTGACGATCCTCGTGGCGACGTCCGGTGATACTGGCGGTGCCGTTGCTGCAGCATTCGACGGCCGACCCGGTATTCGCGTTGCCGTCCTGTTTCCCGAAGGGCGCGTATCGCCGCGTCAGGAAAAGCAACTTACCTGTTGGGGCAAAAACGTGTTGTCGCTGGCGGTCAAAGGCGCGTTCGACGATTGCCAGCGGCTGGTCAAGGAAGCCTTTGTGGATGCGGCGCTTGCGAGCACCTTCCGCTTCAGTTCAGCCAACAGCATCAACATCGGCAGGCTGCTGCCGCAGAGTATCTATTACGTACATGCCAGTTTGCAGCACTATCGCGAGACAGGGCGACGTCCGTCCTTTGTGATACCGACAGGCAATCTTGGCAATGGACTCGCCTGCATTCTCGCGAGAGACATGGGCTTTCCGATTGGGCAAATCGTGCTTGCGGTCAATGAGAATCGATTGATCGCTGACTACCTCGCAGGGGCTGAATGGCTGCCGCGAACCAGTTTGCAAACGCTGGCGTCGGCCATGGATGTTGGTAACCCGAGCAACATGGAACGATTGCGCGCGCTGCACGGCGATGCCGCCGATCTGCAGCAGCGCATTTCTGCCTATGCTGTCAGTGATGAACAGATATCGGCCGAGATCAAGCGCAACTACGCTGAATTCGGCATCGCTACCTGTCCACACACCGCCACGGCCACCAGTGCTTGGCGCAGCCTGGATGCGGAGCGACGGGCAACAGAGGACTGGGTACTGGTCAGCACCGCGCACGCGGCGAAATTCGAAACAATCGTGGAA
The DNA window shown above is from Woeseia oceani and carries:
- the thrA gene encoding bifunctional aspartate kinase/homoserine dehydrogenase I; the encoded protein is MAVEPWKFHKFGGSSLFDAACFRRVADIIKSQPAARVGVVVSAMGGMTDRLLQLTELAAKDDKQYEQELKALGDRYAAAADELLSTESRPGVIDQWLQDARDLTDMLRAVADTQTATQRSRDQVAGFGELWSTRLLAAYLGETLPDQRGGRWLDARDILTVRHGELGPAVNWPVSQRKFDQQIGNFEQGVVVITGFIAVDEEDCHTTLGRNGSDFSAAIFAALAGADELTIWTDVDGVMSGDPNRVPDAQIIDALSYNEALELAYFGAKVIHPQTLGPAIDNDITVLIRNTFAPDRPGSRIGATIEVGNSVKGITAIDRMALVNLEGTGMIGVPGTADRLFAALKQARVSVTLISQASSEHSICIAVPEELADKAKRVISGAFAEELKDGQIQRVDVTRAQSIIAVVGDNMAGAVGLAARFFSSLARAGINIRAIAQGSSERNISAVIDASESTRALRAVHSGFYLSTKTISIGVIGPGLVGGALLDQLHKQSEVLRDEFQIDLRVRAIGRSKAMIMDDRRIELADWRAAMEKSEQAFDLQKFVEHVDADHLPHAAIIDCTSNNEVAGQYANWLERGIHVVTPNKKAFSGSLAAYQALRVAARRGSAHYMYETTVGAALPIISTIRDLINTGDKVRSITGIFSGTLAYLFNVYDATKPFSEIVREAKSSGYTEPDPRDDLSGMDVARKLTILARELGLSLDIGGFPVQNLIPEKLRDAPVDEFLSGLADYDTEMESQFIAAREQGKVLRYVATLNDKGEAAVGLQMIPTDNPLANINLTDNIVQFVTDRYAQNPLVVQGPGAGPEVTAGGVFGDLLRLAAYLKGND
- a CDS encoding homoserine kinase, whose amino-acid sequence is MVRDGDFVSAFAPASIGNVAVGFDMLGLAIEGAGDRVLARRTTGSEVFISAVYGLDGELHTGLSTSIEENTAGVAAAALWAERGDGGLELIVRKGVPLQSGMGSSAASAAAGAVAANALLAEPLSMAELMPYALAGEAVASGGIHADNVAPSLLGGLVFCPPVLLPEIVSLGTSDGISSVLLHPELQVNTAESRRGLSRNVTMDQWLAQQGYIVGFVEACRTGDRSLLARCLQDVIIEPQRAAMVPCFPAVKQAALGQKAYGCSLSGSGPSIFALCATEDAADVASAMEAACRGDGYECQLWISPLTAAGASVGPAE
- the thrC gene encoding threonine synthase, translating into MKFVSTRGSQSVSLDEALMQGIASDGGLFMPESLPVFAPDDFADCGTIQQTAVKVLAPFFDGSSLHASLAEIVAETYSFPIPVRTLQEGERRVAMLELFHGPTAAFKDVGAGFLAACLSRLSGGHQQPLTILVATSGDTGGAVAAAFDGRPGIRVAVLFPEGRVSPRQEKQLTCWGKNVLSLAVKGAFDDCQRLVKEAFVDAALASTFRFSSANSINIGRLLPQSIYYVHASLQHYRETGRRPSFVIPTGNLGNGLACILARDMGFPIGQIVLAVNENRLIADYLAGAEWLPRTSLQTLASAMDVGNPSNMERLRALHGDAADLQQRISAYAVSDEQISAEIKRNYAEFGIATCPHTATATSAWRSLDAERRATEDWVLVSTAHAAKFETIVEPLIETSVEVPAALSAILARPSNAVSMNPNLAALAAALKAGFQVDAADTSGDK